Proteins from a genomic interval of Bombus affinis isolate iyBomAffi1 chromosome 16, iyBomAffi1.2, whole genome shotgun sequence:
- the LOC126925266 gene encoding protein Dr1 isoform X1, protein MACYTFRYVYKQEEMASAATSPTEDDELTLPRASINKIIKEILPHVRVANESRELILNCCTEFIHLVSSEANEICNQQQKKTINAEHILQALEKLGFGDYSVEAEAVLRDCKAVAAKRRRQSTRLENLGIPEEELLRQQQELFAKAREEQAVAEQQQWQQLQAVAKMTSMLQSDSEQEDYS, encoded by the exons ATGGCCTGTTATACATTtagatatgtatat AAACAAGAAGAAATGGCCTCGGCTGCTACATCACCGACGGAAGACGATGAATTAACATTACCGCGTGCATCGATCAACAAGATAATCAAAGAAATTTTACCACATGTACGCGTAGCAAACGAATCCCGGGAATTGATATTAAATTGTTGCACAGAATTTATTCATTTAGTTTCTTCCGAGGCGAATGAAATTTGTAATCAACAACAGAAGAAAACCATTAACGCTGAACATATTCTTCAAGCACTTGAAAAACTTGGATTTGGAGATTATAGCGTAGAAGCTGAGGCGGTTCTACGAGATTGCAAAGCTGTCGCTGCTAAACGAAGACGTCAGAGTACTAGATTAGAAAATTTGGGAATTCCGGAAGAAGAACTTCTTAGACAACAACAAGAATTATTTGCAAAAGCAAGAGAGGAACAAGCAGTTGCTGAACAACAACAGTGGCAACAATTACAAGCAGTTGCAAAAATGACCTCGATGTTACAGTCTGATAGTGAACAAGAAGATTACTCGTAA
- the LOC126925229 gene encoding vascular endothelial growth factor receptor 3-like, whose product MSVQIQSLLIYSTLVSFYLCNGSYAVDTNEFVGSVRNLSVTVLKDPKYVGKQNAYKYLRLNISWLPPDSIRQPSSYSVIVTGIPIKEGTSITECPEGSLFFILKDSTKHNVVLPEYNDLFDIADLYIQLNCSYKVQVLANPRSKYIINTPEVLYTVPECIDHLCSCVNAKKTLPIPKVNISQEENEIVITWSTNSNTSNIQYYTISIGVPIFISKKGLPVYNMTKLVQVPVDKTVFSWDLKVNNQYIEITDGYKIAVNAVNHHGCSGLEGDIIIHFISSANRNIWLILIGILTSCILFGIVSFLLYRNYNFFMVHNSNKSGICTISECKCKWTKAILQKFNILYIKYESEEGYMEGTDNLNVAFKSVKLIRELGTGQFGKVYLGQLDDKNNTSVAVKMSQQIDIPNNSEIQQEFIKEIEIMRMAGNHPHLVSLIGYCIKPTQPTCILLEYMQGGDLLTYLHDQRKQQKNETNNCKPGQYTNITNNCTEEIDVSETLYSMCSTIRNTMNSYKSRQYMNIINNCKEETEYRKEDWIGRIKGHQFLKFATEIAMGMEHLEAKGITHRDLAARNILLSADFTAKISDFGLSRNSAYVIKNIEKKTRHLPIRWMSPEALHNLAFSSKSDVWSYGVVLWEISTLGAFPYANVQDDRLFRYIVHENGRLEQPDNVPSNIYKLMHSCWATECENRPNFTQLLSELRILTSHSNNSFWTMSNPCYALPFSDNIA is encoded by the exons ATGTCGGTACAAATTCAATCGTTGTTAATATACAGTACGcttgtttcattttatttatgtaaTGGAAGCTATGCGGTAGATACGAATGAATTTGTTGGTAGTGTGCGAAATTTGAGTGTGACAGTTTTAAAAGATCCAAAATATGTAGGAAAGCAAAATGCATATAAATATTTACGATTGAATATATCTTGGTTACCACCAGACAGTATTAGGCAGCCTTCCTCTTACAG TGTTATAGTCACAGGCATACCAATAAAGGAGGGAACAAGTATCACAGAATGTCCAGAAGGATCACTTTTTTTTATACTGAAAGACAGTACAAAACATAATGTAGTGCTTCCTGAATACAACGATTTATTTGATATTGCAGATCTGTATATACAACTCAATTGTTCTTATAAGGTGCAAGTCCTGGCAAATCCAAGgtcaaaatatataataaatacaccTGAA GTTCTTTATACAGTTCCTGAATGTATAGATCATTTATGCAGTTGTGTTAATGCTAAAAAAACACTGCCGATTCCAAAAGTAAACATTTCtcaagaagaaaatgaaattgtCATAACTTGGAGTACAAATTCTAACACATCCAATATTCAGTATTATACAATTAG CATTGGTGTACCAATTTTTATATCAAAGAAAGGACTGCCTGTATATAATATGACAAAACTAGTACAAGTACCCGTAGATAAAACTGTATTTTCATGGGATTTAAAAGTCAATAATcagtatatagaaattacagaTGGTTATAAAATAGCAGTTAATGCTGTTAATCATCATGGATGCTCTGGACTAGAGGgagatattattatacatttcatATCATCAGCAAATCGCAATATA TGGCTTATACTAATTGGAATACTAACCAGTTGTATTCTATTTGGAATTGTAAGTTTCTTATTGTATCGTAACTATAATTTCTTTATGGTACATAACAGCAATAAGTCTGGAATATGCACAATTTCTGAATGTAAATGTAAATGGACAAAAGCAATACTACAGAAGTTCAacattttgtatattaaataCGAATCAGAG gAAGGATATATGGAAGGGACAGATAATTTGAATGTGGCATTCAAAAGTGTAAAATTAATACGTGAGTTGGGTACTGGACAGTTTGGAAAAGTATATCTTGGTCAGTTAGATGATAAAAACAATACTTCAGTTGCTGTAAAAATGTCTCAACAAATAGATATACCCAACAATTCTGAAATCCAGCAggaatttataaaagaaattgaaataatgAGAATGGCTGGAAATCATCCTCATTTAGTAAGCCTCATAGGTTACTGTATTAAACCTACACAACCAACGTGTATCCTGCTTGAATATATGCAAGGTGGAGATCTATTAACTTACTTGCATGATCAAAGAAAGCAACAAA aaaatgaaacaaataattgcAAACCTGGacaatatacaaatattactaataattgTACAGAAGAAATTGATGTTTCAGAAA CTTTGTATTCTATGTGTTCTACGATACGAAACACAATGAATAGTTACAAATCTAGGCAATATATGAATATTATCAACAATTGTAAGGAAGAAACAGAATATAGAAAAGAAGATTGGATTGGTAGAATAAAAGGACATCAATTTCTAAAATTTGCCACAGAAATTGCTATGGGCATGGAGCACTTAGAAGCTAAAGGAATTACTCATAGAGATCTTGCAGCAAGAAATATTCTTCTTAGTGCAGATTTCACTGCCAAG ATTTCCGACTTTGGGCTTTCTCGCAATAGTGCATACGTGATAAAAAATATTGAGAAAAAAACACGTCATCTTCCAATTAGATGGATGTCTCCAGAAGCTTTGCATAACTTAGCTTTCTCTTCAAAAAGTGATGTATGGTCTTATGGAGTGGTACTTTGGGAAATTAGTACATTAGGTGCGTTTCCTTATGCAAATGTACAAGATGATCGCTTATTTCGTTATATTGTTCACGAGAACGGTCGCTTAGAGCAACCAGACAATGTTCCTTCGAACATTTACAAATTAATGCATTCTTGTTGGGCTACAGAGTGTGAGAACAGACCAAATTTTACGCAGTTGCTCTCCGAACTACGAATTCTAACCTCACATTCAAACAATTCTTTCTGGACAATGTCTAATCCCTGTTACGCATTACCATTCTCAGACAATATTGCATAA
- the LOC126925266 gene encoding protein Dr1 isoform X2 yields the protein MASAATSPTEDDELTLPRASINKIIKEILPHVRVANESRELILNCCTEFIHLVSSEANEICNQQQKKTINAEHILQALEKLGFGDYSVEAEAVLRDCKAVAAKRRRQSTRLENLGIPEEELLRQQQELFAKAREEQAVAEQQQWQQLQAVAKMTSMLQSDSEQEDYS from the coding sequence ATGGCCTCGGCTGCTACATCACCGACGGAAGACGATGAATTAACATTACCGCGTGCATCGATCAACAAGATAATCAAAGAAATTTTACCACATGTACGCGTAGCAAACGAATCCCGGGAATTGATATTAAATTGTTGCACAGAATTTATTCATTTAGTTTCTTCCGAGGCGAATGAAATTTGTAATCAACAACAGAAGAAAACCATTAACGCTGAACATATTCTTCAAGCACTTGAAAAACTTGGATTTGGAGATTATAGCGTAGAAGCTGAGGCGGTTCTACGAGATTGCAAAGCTGTCGCTGCTAAACGAAGACGTCAGAGTACTAGATTAGAAAATTTGGGAATTCCGGAAGAAGAACTTCTTAGACAACAACAAGAATTATTTGCAAAAGCAAGAGAGGAACAAGCAGTTGCTGAACAACAACAGTGGCAACAATTACAAGCAGTTGCAAAAATGACCTCGATGTTACAGTCTGATAGTGAACAAGAAGATTACTCGTAA
- the LOC126925250 gene encoding nonsense-mediated mRNA decay factor SMG9 isoform X1: MLISRDKNYHVYENKTTYLETMNIQKMLPIATKDLETKDGDSRGTIKVIDRPTFILKTREGENRAVSPNQRNGVCKKQGDTPSNVSSKIQDPIRTVLSTCPEMTSCVKFMDENMQLCESPLEFLYDQQDFLVVGCLGAQGVGKSTIMSFLTSNIASGIFPTQDTMHHESGANCTIGIDFFVTKNRVIYLDTQPILSGSTIDYSTCYDQKKSTTDFINTETNLELQSLQFAAFLFSVCHIIIFVQDWFVDPNLVRFLQTAEMLKPSSTSNMDQDYVEYYPHIVFLHNKAELQDLTPHSMENVKEFYGKLFSSSRLQIHSGLDMSNHSMEAGLNLFFIPCIVNEDEVTIHQNEKKLIEKLRTKIHGVTRNPMTPSTLTEKDWYHYVSRVMEAIKKSHLSSEYGRLMP; encoded by the exons ATGTTAATTTCTAGAGATAAAaactatcatgtttacgaaaaCAAAACAACG TATTTGGAAACAATGAATATACAAAAAATGCTACCGATTGCAACAAAAGATTTAGAAACTAAGGATGGTGATAGCAGAGGCACAATTAAAGTTATAGACCGTCCAACATTCATATTGAAAACGAGAGAAGGCGAGAACAGAGCTGTGTCACCAAATCAACGCAATGGTGTTTGCAA GAAACAGGGTGATACACCTTCCAATGTTTCATCAAAAATACAGGATC CAATTCGTACTGTATTGTCTACATGTCCTGAAATGACAAGTTGTGTAAAATTTATGGATGAAAATATGCAACTTTGTGAGAGCCCTCTTGAATTCCTATATGACCAACAAGATTTTTTAGTTGTAGGATGCTTAGGGGCTCAAGGTGTTGGAAAATCAACTATAATGTCCTTTTTAACATCTAATATTGC GTCTGGTATATTTCCAACTCAAGATACAATGCATCACGAAAGTGGTGCAAATTGCACTATTGGTATTGACTTTTTTGTAACAAAAAATCGAGTAATATATCTGGATACACAACCCATACTCTCAGGATCTACTATAGATTACTCTACATGTTATGATCAAAAAAAGTCAACGACAGATTTTATAAATACAGAAACTAATTTAGAACTGCAATCTTTACAATTTGCAGCATTTCTCTTTTCAGTTTGTCACATTATCATATTTGTACAAGATTGGTTTGTTGATCCAAATTTAGTTAG GTTTTTACAAACTGCAGAAATGTTAAAACCATCCTCGACTAGCAATATGGATCAAGATTATGTTGAATACTATCCTCACATTGTATTCTTACATAATAAAGCTGAATTACAAGATCTCACGCCTCACAGTATGGAAAATGTGaaa GAATTTTATGGCAAATTATTCTCCAGTTCTAGATTACAAATCCATAGTGGTTTGGATATGAGTAATCATTCTATGGAGGCaggtttaaatttattttttatacctTGTATTGTAAACGAAG ATGAAGTTACAATACACCAGAACGAGAAAAAGCTAATAGAAAAACTAAGAACAAAGATACATGGTGTTACCAGGAATCCAATGACACCATCTACCTTAACAGAAAAAGATTg GTACCACTATGTTTCAAGAGTGATGGAAGCAATTAAAAAAAGTCACCTTTCCTCCGAATATGGGAGATTAATGCCATAA
- the LOC126925250 gene encoding nonsense-mediated mRNA decay factor SMG9 isoform X2 produces MNIQKMLPIATKDLETKDGDSRGTIKVIDRPTFILKTREGENRAVSPNQRNGVCKKQGDTPSNVSSKIQDPIRTVLSTCPEMTSCVKFMDENMQLCESPLEFLYDQQDFLVVGCLGAQGVGKSTIMSFLTSNIASGIFPTQDTMHHESGANCTIGIDFFVTKNRVIYLDTQPILSGSTIDYSTCYDQKKSTTDFINTETNLELQSLQFAAFLFSVCHIIIFVQDWFVDPNLVRFLQTAEMLKPSSTSNMDQDYVEYYPHIVFLHNKAELQDLTPHSMENVKEFYGKLFSSSRLQIHSGLDMSNHSMEAGLNLFFIPCIVNEDEVTIHQNEKKLIEKLRTKIHGVTRNPMTPSTLTEKDWYHYVSRVMEAIKKSHLSSEYGRLMP; encoded by the exons ATGAATATACAAAAAATGCTACCGATTGCAACAAAAGATTTAGAAACTAAGGATGGTGATAGCAGAGGCACAATTAAAGTTATAGACCGTCCAACATTCATATTGAAAACGAGAGAAGGCGAGAACAGAGCTGTGTCACCAAATCAACGCAATGGTGTTTGCAA GAAACAGGGTGATACACCTTCCAATGTTTCATCAAAAATACAGGATC CAATTCGTACTGTATTGTCTACATGTCCTGAAATGACAAGTTGTGTAAAATTTATGGATGAAAATATGCAACTTTGTGAGAGCCCTCTTGAATTCCTATATGACCAACAAGATTTTTTAGTTGTAGGATGCTTAGGGGCTCAAGGTGTTGGAAAATCAACTATAATGTCCTTTTTAACATCTAATATTGC GTCTGGTATATTTCCAACTCAAGATACAATGCATCACGAAAGTGGTGCAAATTGCACTATTGGTATTGACTTTTTTGTAACAAAAAATCGAGTAATATATCTGGATACACAACCCATACTCTCAGGATCTACTATAGATTACTCTACATGTTATGATCAAAAAAAGTCAACGACAGATTTTATAAATACAGAAACTAATTTAGAACTGCAATCTTTACAATTTGCAGCATTTCTCTTTTCAGTTTGTCACATTATCATATTTGTACAAGATTGGTTTGTTGATCCAAATTTAGTTAG GTTTTTACAAACTGCAGAAATGTTAAAACCATCCTCGACTAGCAATATGGATCAAGATTATGTTGAATACTATCCTCACATTGTATTCTTACATAATAAAGCTGAATTACAAGATCTCACGCCTCACAGTATGGAAAATGTGaaa GAATTTTATGGCAAATTATTCTCCAGTTCTAGATTACAAATCCATAGTGGTTTGGATATGAGTAATCATTCTATGGAGGCaggtttaaatttattttttatacctTGTATTGTAAACGAAG ATGAAGTTACAATACACCAGAACGAGAAAAAGCTAATAGAAAAACTAAGAACAAAGATACATGGTGTTACCAGGAATCCAATGACACCATCTACCTTAACAGAAAAAGATTg GTACCACTATGTTTCAAGAGTGATGGAAGCAATTAAAAAAAGTCACCTTTCCTCCGAATATGGGAGATTAATGCCATAA
- the LOC126925230 gene encoding exocyst complex component 8, translating into MKDICLERGGYFFTMANSLAKVFTIEDFNPEKFVKELSAQCVGADELRQQRAKIQDLANNTSAQLKRNVYQNYMQFIETAKEISHLESEMYQLSQLLSEQRSLLSTLGSTRTTGVTFEDLSESQLEDVNDSTAKEEEHKQKLVQLLENVEGAMSLAETPGRICLHEGSLLELDPLEGTPLKRVHAYLFNDILMIASWLANGSRRGPPKYKMQAVYNLESLAIVNVRDLGTVKLAFKLLAFSDTRVFQCATATSKKEWLDKCEQAKRMKLIEDNPNEASENDKRSKEEKTVPSRSMSLDSNTLGVDDEDTEYHEPPPEWMLEVPEDLDSCIAQRHFEEAYSLLEKAKDYLKDAQMTPLLFEIQSKVNDRGRSLVDVLTKELELSAEAKSLQGGGLRSARRVVKLLIQLSRSAQACQLYLRLCSAVLKARLKRVKSEGATTPYVKQLSAIAFSNIVEITKEFLKIFPQSTNCTSGLVVWCSQEVKYLTTHLTKQLFIPQVSLNTLVECIVCVRSHCDQLTQLGMDFRYQLDGQLRTPLAKAIQDTGEKYVEIVKKHIAEDMWRPTNLETCKNVQKLLSEFDGLGITVPQSYLKNDYWIELTNNTLTFSRIYVSLLEDCLSVATPELMAIIDTVLISVMRTQVQHIIVSLTDPKLKQEKQLVHNNASYIRDVVIMRGLELYKSTTNQIFKKLLALKEQIVFDTSSPIKPKSIPKTAIPKYSATEYI; encoded by the exons ATGAAAGATATTTGTTTAGAACGTGGCGGATATTTTTTTACTATGGCTAACAGTTTAGCAAAAGTCTTCACCATCGAAGATTTTAATCCCGAAAAAT TTGTGAAAGAACTTAGCGCTCAATGTGTTGGAGCAGATGAATTAAGGCAACAAAGAGCTAAAATTCAAGATTTAGCAAATAATACTTCTGCGCAATTAAAGCGTAATGTTTATCAGAATTATATGCAGTTTATAGAAACTGCTAAGGAAATTTCACATTTGGAAAGTGAAATGTATCAGTTGTCTCAACTACTCAGTGAACAACGTTCGTTATTAAGTACATTAGGATCCACTAGGACTACTGGCGTTACTTTTGAAGATTTATCTGAATCCCAGTTAGAAGATGTTAACGATTCCACTGCCAAAGAAGAAGAACATAAACAAAAATTGGTACAATTACTTGAAAATGTAGAAGGTGCTATG AGTTTAGCAGAAACACCTGGGCGCATATGTTTACATGAAGGTTCTCTACTGGAATTAGATCCATTGGAAGGAACACCACTAAAAAGAGTTCATGCATATttatttaatgatattttaatGATTGCTTCTTGGTTAGCAAATGGTAGTAGAAGAGGACCACCAAAATATAAGATGCAAGCTGTTTATAATCTTGAAAGTTTGGCAATTGTTAATGTTAGGGATCTTGGAACGGTCAAATTGGCATTCAAACTTTTGGCATTTTCTGATACAAGAGTATTCCAATGTGCGACAGCAACAAGTAAA AAAGAGTGGTTAGATAAATGTGAACAAGCAAAGAGAATGAAGTTGATTGAAGATAATCCAAATGAAGCATCTGAGAATGATAAACGATCAAAAGAGGAAAAGACGGTACCTTCTAGATCTATGTCACTCGACTCTAATACCCTCG GTGTAGATGATGAAGATACAGAATATCATGAACCTCCACCAGAATGGATGCTAGAAGTGCCAGAAGATTTAGATTCTTGTATAGCGCAACGTCACTTTGAGGAAGCTTATAGTCTTTTGGAGAAAGCAAAAGACTATTTAAAAGATGCACAAATGACACCACTTTTGTTTGAAATTCAATCAAAAGTAAATGATAGAGGGAGATCATTGGTCGATGTTTTAACAAAAGAACTTGAATTAAGTGCGGAAGCGAAATCATTACAAGGTGGAGGTTTGAGAAGTGCGCGGCGCGTGGTCAAATTATTGATACAATTAAGCAGAAGTGCTCAGGCCTGCCAGCTATATCTGCGGCTATGTAGTGCCGTGCTAAAGGCACGTTTAAAACGAGTTAAAAGCGAAGGAGCTACTACACCTTATGTAAAGCAGCTTAGTGCAATTGCTTTTAGTAATATCGTTGAGATTACGAAAGAATTCTTAAAAATTTTTCCccaatcgacaaattgtacgtCTG GTCTGGTTGTTTGGTGTAGTCAAGAAGTAAAATACTTAACAACACATTTAACTAAACAGCTTTTTATTCCACAAGTGTCTTTAAACACATTAGTAGAATGTATAGTTTGTGTTCGAAGTCACTGCGATCAA TTAACACAGTTAGGGATGGATTTTCGTTATCAATTAGATGGTCAGCTCAGAACCCCATTAGCAAAAGCTATACAAGATACTGGAGAGAAGTATGTTGAGATTGTAAAAAAGCATATAGCCGAAGACATGTGGCGGCCGACTAATTTGGAAACTTGCAAAAATGTTCAAAAATTGCTATCAGAATTTGATGGCCTTGGAATAACCGTTCCACaatcttatttaaaaaatgactaTTGGATAGAATTGACTAATAATACTTTAACTTTTTCAAGAATTTATGTAAGTTTATTAGAAGATTGCCTCAGTGTTGCTACACCAGAATTAATGGCTATAATAGACACGGTTTTAATATCGGTAATGCGAACTCAAGTACAACACATAATAGTGTCGCTTACGGACCCTAAATTAAAACAGGAG AAACAATTGGTGCATAATAATGCGTCGTATATTCGAGATGTCGTAATCATGCGAGGACTAGAATTATACAAATCGACgacaaatcaaatttttaagaaattgttgGCTCTAAAGGAACAAATCGTATTCGATACATCATCTCCGATTAAACCAAaatctattcctaaaactgcaATACCTAAATATTCTGCCAcagaatatatttaa
- the LOC126925262 gene encoding sperm-associated antigen 7 homolog, producing the protein MDLLGSILNSMDKPPSISDKQKALMKKQKEEYQKRQKAEAERLKLFREKVEGKINKFLQDDDAKEYKFPPMDQIYRSIIHDVAEVANIWAYSFGEEGIDRHIVIFKREYAPSEDQLNALRRGEEWNEEIAKRLAEERERRAKEEQEAAAKPRKRKDDFVPNSYYKDKYQHLIGKEAALEAARKTEANSSYGCVPSENKRDQRSIEQTLADIRAKKRKLEMTVKEPENIDKNIDKSPNKTV; encoded by the exons ATGGATTTGCTGGGATCTATCTTAAACTCAATGGATAAACCTCCTTCGATTAGTGATAAACAAAAAGCGTTGATGAAAA AGCAAAAAGAGGAGTATCAGAAGCGTCAAAAAGCAGAAGCTGAAAGATTAAAGCTTTTTCGTGAGAAG GTAGAAgggaaaattaataaatttcttcAAGATGACGATGCAAAGGAATACAAATTTCCCCCAATGGATCAAATTTATAGGagtataat acATGATGTTGCTGAAGTGGCAAACATATGGGCATATTCATTTGGTGAAGAAGGCATTGATCGTCATATCGTTATTTTTAAAAGGGAATACGCACCATCTGAAGATCAGTTAAACGCATTACGTAGAGGAGAAGAATGGAATGAAGAAATAGCAAAGAGATTAGCGGAGGAGAGAGAAAGACGAGCCAAAGAAGAACAAGAAGCTGCTGCTAAACCTAGAAAACGAAAAGACGATTTTGTACCAAATAGTTATTACAAGGATAAGTATCAACATTTAATTGGAAAGGAAGCTGCATTAGAAGCAGCTAGAAAAACAGAAGCTAATAGTAGTTATGGCTGTG TTCCTAGTGAAAATAAGAGAGATCAAAGAAGTATAGAGCAAACATTAGCAGACATTCGAGCtaagaaaagaaaattggaAATGACTGTTAAGGAGCCAGAgaatatagataaaaatatagataaaagtccaaataaaactgtataa